From the genome of Pseudomonadota bacterium, one region includes:
- the thiD gene encoding bifunctional hydroxymethylpyrimidine kinase/phosphomethylpyrimidine kinase has product MSNSLPVVLTIAGSDSCAGAGIQADLKTIAALGGYGVSAISALTAQNTRGVQAAQAVAPDFVRAQLRSLFADLPIRAVKSGMLGGREVVRVVAALMREQAPAHFVLDPVGRATSGDSLLDAAGLAALADELLPLATVVTPNGHEAAALTGLPVTTAAEAAVAARALLNRGARAVVVTGGDLRSDRAIDVLVTAAGEQRFEGERLASRHTHGTGCTFSAAIATLLAQGHALAQAVAQAKQYVTLAIGAAPGLGAGHGPTDHFFFLRQAGAGWVPTAAPAPRPLPRLHVITDEQQQARYTHVELARLAAEGGADAVQLREKRPRATRELIALAQAMRAELAPRQLPLVVDDRLDVALAAQAEGLHVGRDDPEPALVRRLLGGAAWVGATANSLEEARALAQAPVDYLGVGPVFETHSKARPAATLGLDGLAAIVAAVDKPVIAIGGITAERVAGVLEAGAWGVAATAAVVCQPDPAAATRRLREAIEAFDLRSSG; this is encoded by the coding sequence ATGAGCAACTCGCTCCCGGTCGTGCTCACCATCGCCGGCTCCGACTCCTGCGCCGGCGCCGGGATTCAGGCCGACCTCAAGACCATCGCCGCGCTCGGTGGCTACGGCGTCAGCGCGATCAGCGCGTTGACGGCGCAGAACACCCGCGGCGTGCAGGCCGCGCAGGCGGTCGCTCCCGACTTCGTGCGCGCCCAGCTCCGCTCGCTCTTCGCCGACCTGCCGATCCGCGCGGTCAAGAGCGGCATGCTCGGTGGGCGCGAGGTCGTGCGTGTCGTCGCGGCGCTGATGCGCGAGCAGGCGCCTGCGCACTTCGTGCTCGATCCCGTCGGGCGCGCGACCAGCGGCGACAGCCTCCTCGATGCCGCCGGCCTGGCGGCGCTCGCGGATGAGCTGCTGCCCTTGGCCACCGTCGTCACCCCCAATGGGCATGAGGCGGCCGCGCTGACCGGCTTGCCCGTGACCACGGCCGCCGAGGCCGCCGTCGCGGCGCGCGCGTTGCTCAATCGCGGCGCGCGCGCCGTCGTCGTGACCGGCGGCGACCTGCGCTCCGACCGCGCGATCGACGTGCTGGTCACGGCCGCCGGTGAGCAACGCTTCGAGGGTGAGCGGCTCGCCTCGCGCCACACGCATGGGACGGGCTGCACCTTCTCGGCCGCGATCGCCACGCTGCTCGCGCAGGGCCATGCGTTGGCTCAGGCTGTGGCGCAGGCCAAACAGTACGTGACCCTGGCGATCGGCGCCGCGCCGGGCCTGGGCGCTGGCCACGGCCCCACCGATCACTTCTTCTTCCTGCGCCAGGCCGGTGCGGGCTGGGTGCCCACCGCCGCTCCCGCCCCGCGTCCGCTGCCCCGCTTGCACGTCATCACCGACGAGCAGCAGCAAGCGCGCTACACGCACGTGGAGCTGGCGCGCCTCGCCGCGGAGGGCGGCGCCGACGCGGTACAGCTGCGGGAGAAGCGCCCGCGGGCCACGCGTGAGCTGATCGCGCTGGCGCAGGCGATGCGGGCGGAGCTGGCGCCGCGGCAACTCCCGCTCGTGGTGGACGATCGGCTCGACGTGGCCCTAGCGGCGCAGGCGGAGGGTTTGCACGTCGGTCGCGACGACCCGGAGCCCGCGCTGGTGCGGCGCCTGCTCGGTGGGGCGGCCTGGGTGGGCGCGACCGCGAACAGCCTCGAGGAGGCGCGCGCGCTGGCGCAGGCCCCCGTTGACTACCTCGGCGTCGGCCCCGTCTTCGAGACGCACAGCAAGGCGCGGCCGGCCGCGACGCTGGGCCTCGACGGCCTGGCGGCGATCGTCGCCGCCGTCGACAAGCCCGTGATCGCCATCGGTGGGATCACCGCCGAGCGCGTGGCGGGGGTGCTCGAGGCCGGCGCCTGGGGCGTGGCGGCGACGGCTGCGGTCGTCTGCCAGCCGGACCCCGCGGCGGCGACGCGGCGCTTGCGTGAGGCGATCGAGGCCTTCGATCTCAGGAGCAGCGGATGA